A window of Oncorhynchus keta strain PuntledgeMale-10-30-2019 unplaced genomic scaffold, Oket_V2 Un_contig_6263_pilon_pilon, whole genome shotgun sequence genomic DNA:
CAGACAAAGCATTTAGATAAGGATTGTAGCCAGTGTCTGAGTTTTAGGGATTATTCCCATCATGGTGATGTGGCcagtgacactttgcttcttgaaagtccaatatcttAAAAACCTTACTGTTAACATGCAAAACGTTTTGGAATTGAGTGGATTTTCTTCgtaacaaaagttaaataaatacatttccttTACAGaacttctacacattttgccatgacttatgccatgttattatgtatctgagtgagagtgattaACAAAATCAAATGGGGGCACTCAGGAGGTCAAGGTGTGCCAGGTCGGTAAAGGTCAGGGAGTGATGGCTGCCGGATCGAAGAGTTCGTGGTGCCGGGTCTGCATGCCGGGTCGGTAATTCTGCCATGACTAGGTTACTATAAGTTtcgatagctggctagactaactacactcatttaccaatctaaaaatgtttagcctacatgggctaattgagtgaatgtCAGCGAGTGACATATAACAAGAGTATGTTGCTGATGCACGACCAAGTTTCGAAATTACACCTTGTggattctactattctaactctcaacaatAAGTTGACACCCTGAGTAGAAATACATGCAAAAAATACAGAGGTCCGGACCTGTGTCATCATATGTAGCTACGGACCTGCCTGAATAGGTTGTGATTGTTGCTTGTCTAGCCGGCTGGCTGGTCTGCTAACATTTAGTGGCTTCCCTGTTTATATATACCAACCTCCATCTCAGTATACTTAAATTCTCGCCAACTACGAAACACTGCAACCACCAAGAATAAGGCTGTGGTCTCGCTACATACTCCCTAGGCCTAGGGGATGTTGGCCTATAAGCATGAGTACAAGTCTATCATACTACAGAATGTGAAGAAACTTGTGAGCAGCCAAATACTAACATAACACATGCTTACTCCTACAATAACACAACCATTCACATTAAACATGTCAGAACCATCTAGGTTTTGGCAAGAGCATTTTATAGAAACTTATTTGATTTAACCAATACATGCTTGTTTAATAAGATTTACTCTGCTATGCCAAATACCACATTTGAACATTTTCTGTGACTTCAAGAACTGACCCAGTGCAAACTGCTATTATGCTGAGCATTACAAAATAAGCGATAGTGTTGATGTCATGTAGGAAATCCGTAGTGTCCCAATGGGCCAGACTGTCAGTAACAGAAGCTATCCTGTGAAAGTGTCCTGTCATGTGAGTCGGGAAACattgggagaggatgagagatttACATTGTTCTGTTAGTACTGGCTGTGATGCCATAGACACTGGATTCATTGTTATAAGACCTAGAAAAAACTGCTTTCATTGTCTTAAAGCTTAAAGTTCATAGGAGAGCCCACCCCTCTGAGCAAATGGTTGTTTTTTTCTCagtgcctctatctctctctctctctctctctctctctctctctctctctctctctctctctctctctctctctctctctatctctctctctctctctctctcacccgccTATCAAAGTCCATATGCCAGACTGATCATTTCCTTTTCTAAATTGAAGAGGAGGGCGACCACAtcttttctctgtttctcctttcTGTTCTATGTAAACACCCTGGTCTAAAGAGGCTGTCTTCGACCTCTACAGACAGAGGGAGCTGTATAATATACTCCCACTGCTGTGATCACTGACTCAAACAGAATAATctgtcacctctcctctctgatccttcAAACCTTCTAACTTCAGTTTGAATCATATACAGGAAGTCAATCAAGAGGTCAAATAATTGATTAGATATACTGTCGATATCTAAATTCAAATGGTTTGTTTTTATTTTGGATTTAGTCTTGTACAAATGTATCTCTATTTTTATTAAAATAAAATAGAATATTATTACAAATTGTAAAAACCATCCAAGACATTCAGGTGAAGGATGCAGCAACATTTGACTAGACATGAATCAACAGGAAACAGACAGGTTGTTAAAGAATAGAATGGAGAGCTGCTCCAGATTATAAACTCAGATTAGCAGTCTGTCTCCCAGCCCACACTGAGCTCAGACTGAGTTTGTGGTAAAAACGGAGCTACAAGTAAGCAATATCCTTTAAGTGTGTGAAAGAATCGAATGGCAGACATTTGTCCGAGTTGAAATTTAGGCCATTGAAGGGCtacaatactgtactgtatcatgTCCAATTCGAccaaataaaacatttgttttttggTTTTAATCTTAAATCTTAAAGTTGTTCATCAACAGCAACGTTGTCGCTTCATCTCTGATCTCTCCTCGATTGAATTCTTAAGTGGCTAGTTTGAAGTCTTTAAAAAAAGAATACATATTTTAGTTTTTTGTTATTTCTtttttatcctctctctccctaaacAAGCCCTAGCAGCTTCaccccactccctccatccctccatactgAAATGtactgtaacaaaacaaaaatgtcatTTTGTCTGACCTAAATCAGAGGGTGTCTGAGCCATGAGCTTATTACATAGTGTGCTTAACTTGTGTTGTGGAGGAGGGCTGGGGTATTATTATCTTTTAGCTACCCACCCTGCTATAAAACCCGACATCTCCACATTGCAGTAGTGctgctctgctctccctccctactGTGAATCTGACAAGCCTGCCTTCTCTTGCTCAACTCCACTATTGCTTTGCTCACCAGCCTGTTTAAACCTGACAGGGACACCCACACTTCTCTCCGCTCCGATGTTCTACCGTTCCACTCTACTTGCAGTTCCTTATCTTTGTATTGGTGTTGGAAGAGTGGATATTCCCTGTTTTTGTGAATGGGCATCCGATGCGAGGTAGTTGTGACTGTGAATGTACTGACTGAccgaccgactgactgactgactgactgaaggaCGGACTGACTGTCATCTCTGGGTACTCTACTCTGAAGAAGCAATGTGGCAGGTCACTGGACATCACTGGTAGACTTGGAATAATAAACAAAAAAGGAAAGGAAGTAATTAAGAAGGTAGGCCATGATTATGAGGATTATAGTTTGGAATTCTGAAAATTCTTCATCTTTATATGTGTCATTTTATGTGAGTGTGTCTGCTTAGTGCTTACAGTGTATCAGTCTAACTGTGCTACAGTACATGTGCACAGTGCACCTgttcagtgtgtatgtgtttgtgtactCTGACAGAGACTTAGCTCTGTGTGTGGATATGGTAATTTGATGACTCTGAATTATTTGGAAAGCACTATGAGACGCAGTCTCATGAAAATGCAGTGCTCTTATTACTGATTCCGCAGTAATTCATGAAACATTACTAGTTCTCTTATTACTGATTCTGAAGTAATTCATGAaacaaaatacatgttttttgaACTAAAGTTAAAGTTGGAGTGTTGACAGATTGAGAACCTGTGGTATAGAAGACTATTGTTTGTGACACTCTTGTTGTTTATTATCTCATGAAACTCTTGCCTCATCCGCTTACAAAATATAAGGATTAggcttgtttgtttcacaatggTTGCTTTTTGTCTAGTTAAAACATTTTGGGGGTACTAATAGACGTTCAAGTAAAATTAGCTGTATAGATTCGTTTTACAGAGTAGCAAATAtgaaaatgaaaatatattttgtaaGAAAAATGTCTGTATCCGCCTCATCTGCTATCTGGTTGACTTTTACtgctatgtattattattattattattcatttgtATAAATATCTAAAACTATGAGATGAGCAGAGGTGGTGAGCTTGATAAAAGTGGTTGTCAAGAAGACACCAACAATTCTCCCAAACTATAAAGTCTGCTGGGGATCATCAACAATTTAATTCAAAACATCAGTGGTCTAAATTAAACTCATGAATTAAAAAGGAACAGCCCGTAATCATAAGAATATAAATTCATGTCTGTTTATTATAGatatataatgtatctataaATTAATAATAGCCAGCCAATTAACTAattatgaaccctttataaagaTAACCTTATTGTAAAGTGTTATTGGAATAGAATCAATAATGGAATGTTTCGAAATGGAATCAATAAACCAAAGGTTGACCTCTGAGACCTAATAAACCACAAAAACAATACCTGTACTGTCTAAGCTAGATAATGGTGTGAACCTTCAGGCTCCCCTGGAGACTGAGTGATGGCCCGAAAATAAACTGCTGTACGATTGGCTTATAGGTAATAATTTGTCTCCCATAATAATTCACTACTTTTCAATCTCGGTCTATTAAATGTAATCACTCACTGTTACAGGTGTACTTTTCCCCTATTATAATGAACAAGACAGTAGTTCGAAATGATTTTCCTCTACATTCTGTGTAGATTGAAATGGCATGTTATCACAATTTAAGCTTCTATAAAGATACCAGGGCCATTTTCTTTAACATGTGGCAAAGTAATGGCATTCATCATTTTCTTTAAGAATCGATGGGTATACTGTATCATTAATTTAATGATGAAAAGATCTGTACATATCACAGTGTGGGTCTTTAGAGCCACGCTATGGGTGTTATGACAAGCATCTAATTCTAAACAACAGGCTGTAGAATAAGGTTTTTCTAAACTAGTGTTCCCCCCAGACAGTGGAGCTATTTCTATCCATAACAACTCAATTTAAATAACTATAGGCTGTTCATTTGACTCTGAAtgctttacctttatttaactaggcaagtcagttaagaacaaattcttattttcaatgacggcctaggaacagtgggttaactgcctgttcaggggcagaacgacagatttgtaccttgtcagctcggggatttgaacttgcaaccttccggttactagtctaacgcccCAGGTCAGCATTTCCCCAGACAATGGCCCTTGGTGGGCCTGGGTTCACTAATCAGACGTGGTGGTGTGGGggttggagacagagagagagaggctgtgttaCTGTTAGCCCCCTAGTTAGCCACTGTCTGGCCCCTGGCAGCCTCTAATGATGTCACTGCCTACCACAGGACTGGAGGCAAGCAAGGACACAGTGTTGGTTGTGGTGACACAGAGTTGGGGTGGGCAAGTGGTAGTGGGCAATAGTCACTCACTGTGAGGGGTCGGAGAAGAGGAGCTGTGGACAGGCCAACCTGCTCTCTCATTGTGCCATTTATCCTTCTGCAGTGTATTAACCTCTAGGGTACGTAGGACGGTAACGTCAcacctgaccaacatccagtgaaattgcagagcgccaaattcaaaaacagaaataatgattataaaaattcagaaaacaatcAAGTGTTACACATGGGTTTAAAGATggacttcttgtgaatccaaccacggtgttagatttcaaaaaggcggcgaaagcataccatgcgattatttgagaacatcgcccagcagacaaatcattacaagcaataaccagccaagcagaagagttacacaagtcagaaataaaATGAATTacttacctttgctgatcttcaTATGGTTACACTCAGAAGTTCTTCCTGCTCACTATCAAATATATACCGTGAATTGAAtcaagtaaaaataaatgttttaatccAAAACAATAGCGACAGTCTTTTGTACATAGTTGTTTCTAATAGGTGCATTATCTGGGACTCTTTAACAAAGCAAAGTGGAACAGCTTTGATGTGGTCTATGGGGTCTATTTAGTATTAACACAGGATCAAAGTTGTCTTTCCATGggctgacagacagaacagggagaGACTGCCAGAGCAAATCACAAAAAAATAAGGGGTTATCAGGCCCTTTGACAAAGGTTTACAAGTGGAGTCCCCACCCTGACTGTtttgaggggagggagagagggaaagggtgaTGAAACAGTGATCCATCCAGGACCTTGCTTTGGATAAGCAgtgccctcctcccctctctgtccatgTGGCACATCCTCCTCAGATCCTCTCCAGTACATAGTAATTAGCcctggtgtgagagagagagagagagagagagagagagagagagagagagagagagagagagagagagagagagagagagagagagagagagagagagagagagagagagagagagagagagagagagaggcgcgcTGGCTGCTTCCTAGCCTGCAGCACAAGATCCCAGGGTGGGGGAGAtagctacatcccaaatggcatcctattccttagcactacttttgacctgggcccatagggctcttgtcaaaagcagtgcactatatagggaatagggtgccatttaggatacTTCTGGAGACCAACCATGGACTCCCTCCTGGCCCTCCCTGGCCCCTCTCTTGTTCTAAGCTCCGCACCAATTGTTTGACTTGGCTGTGTTTTCCAGGGATGGGCTCCTAGTCCTTCACAGCGTTAATGTTTGTGCAACCTGTTAGGGAACTTTTGGGCTCTCTATATCTcttgccctctccttctctgtctcccccctcctctctttctcgctctctctcatcggGTATTTATTTAAATTATTTCTGAAAAGTAAAActgacaaaaaaaacatttttatacgTACAAAACGCTCCGGAAATGTGATTCCACTTAAAGTAGAAAAGGCATTTGGAGAATTTCTGTAATTTTTCTACTTCTTCAAGTAATTTTTACTCAAGTTCATACAgagattgaggtagtatgtgcatgcagatatggttaaagtgactatgcacatatgatgaacagagagtaccagtagcgtaaaagaggggttggcgggtggtgggtggcgggacacaatgcagatagccaatgtgcgggagcactggttggttggcCCAATTGAGGCAgcatgtacatgaatgtatagttaaagtgactatgcatatatgataaacagagaggagcagcagtgtaaaaagagggggTCTCTAACCTAGGTCTTCTTCTATAGGTATCTTCCACTGTGTATAGATACTGTTTCTGTATGATAATCATAGAAACTGTTCCCTAGCAACAAGATCGAGAATATTACATGTTTAATTGGTAACTGATCAGCAcaattagcataataaaaaaaAGATCTTCCCCCCGGCTTAGACAGGACTTTAGACTGCAGATGGATATTATTAACTCATAGCTTATTTACTCTGGCTTTATACTGTAACGTAACAGAAGCTGTGGACGATTTGGATCCAGTCAACAATGCGGTTGTGGCAAGAAGCAACCTGAAAGTATCTATCCACATGCCTGCAGTAACCGCTGAGGAGCGGACAGCTACAAGTTTAAACTCTATTCATAGACAGGGCGAGAAAACGGCCAAAAACATTTTTAGCACATCTTAGAGAATTAACACGTTTTCACAAGATCCTCCATAGGATAGCATTCAACACTTCACTCTAATCTAAAGAATATTCATATTTCATCAACTATGGTCTGTGCAGCTCTGCAAAGGGATTTTGTTGTATCACTAATTTATAAATGAACTTGCCTGGTTTAATAAAATTAAATGTCTACCTCCATAGAAATAACACTTGCTTGGCACTGTGCTTCTGATTATTTTGGGATCTAAGCTGGGTAAAGCAGTTTGTGACAACTGTTGATGTTAAAAGGGCTTAagcaatacatttgattgaaaatAAATGATATTGTGTTTCTCTCCATGTGTTGTAAATAagtaagagaaggagaggagaggatggcccACACAGAGGATGACCTGATCGGGATTCCGTTCCCCAACCACAGCAGTGACGTTCTGTGCTGTCTCAACGAGCAGCGCCGCTCCGGGTTACTCTGTGATGTAGTCCTCGTTGTACAAGACCATGAGTACCGTACCCACCGCTCGGTCCTTGCCGCCTGCAGCCAGTACTTCAAGAAGCTCTTCACCGTGGCCTCTGACGGAAGGGACCAGCATGGGGTGTTTGAGATAGACTTTGTGGCCCCCGAGTCGCTGACTGCAATCTTGGAGTTTGCTTACACATCCACGCTGACGGTGACGGCATCCAACGTAAAGGAGATCCTTGGAGCGGCTCAGATGCTGGAAATTCCCTGCATCATCAACGTGTGTCTGGAGATTATGGACTCtggtgagggaggaggtggaggtggaggaggagaggaggaagaggaggaggatgtagaagaagaggaggaagatgatgaagaggaggataAAGACATGGAGGAGGATGATGAGTCAAGGAAGGACGAGCAGGAGGATAACGAGGAGGATAATGCCAGTGAGAGGTCAATGAGGTCGTCAGAGAGTCAGGACCAGGTCgggtcagagagaggagcagcTCTCAGTCCACCCAATACCTCCCAGTACCAGCAGCAGTACGAGCTGCAGCAGAATGAGAGGAAGTGTCGGGACACAGACTCTCAGTGTGAGAAACATGAGAGCATGGAGAGCCGAGCCCTCAAAGACTTTTCCATTGAATCCCTGCTACAGGAAGGGCTATACCCTAAAATGCCATCAGTCCTGGACAGGAGGGCTAACTTTTCCCCTCTGCTCCCTGGCTTCTACCCTCCCATGTGGGCCGCAGATTTCCCAGGTTTCCCCCAAAAGGTTCTAGACCCCAACCACCATGCCCAGACTCCCCGCCCCTCCTACCCGCCCCAGCTGGACAACAGACCCCTAGACCTAGTTGTGAAAAGAGAGATCATCAAGGAGGAGCTAAAGGAGGAAGTCCCGCCCAGCATGCTGCATGGGGACTTCCTGAAAAACTTCCTGAATTCCGGCCTATCGGGGATGGGAGTTGAGATGGGGGTGGTACGGTCCGAGGGGTCTCACCTCCATCTGGGCCAGATAAAGGACGAGGCAGACTTCCGCTCCTACATGGGCTTCCTGAGCACGTCAAGCCACCTGGGGGCGCTGTTCCCTCCCTGGCAGCTGGAGGAAGAGCGGAAGATGAAGCCTAAAGCCTCCCAGCAGTGTCCTATATGTAACAAGGTGATCCAGGGGGCAGGGAAACTACCCAGACACATGAGGacccacacaggagagaaaccatacaTGTGCACCATCTGTGAGGTGCGATTCACCAGGTATGACAAATTCATATACACTGTGTCTAAATA
This region includes:
- the LOC118387947 gene encoding zinc finger and BTB domain-containing protein 7C: MAHTEDDLIGIPFPNHSSDVLCCLNEQRRSGLLCDVVLVVQDHEYRTHRSVLAACSQYFKKLFTVASDGRDQHGVFEIDFVAPESLTAILEFAYTSTLTVTASNVKEILGAAQMLEIPCIINVCLEIMDSGEGGGGGGGGEEEEEEDVEEEEEDDEEEDKDMEEDDESRKDEQEDNEEDNASERSMRSSESQDQVGSERGAALSPPNTSQYQQQYELQQNERKCRDTDSQCEKHESMESRALKDFSIESLLQEGLYPKMPSVLDRRANFSPLLPGFYPPMWAADFPGFPQKVLDPNHHAQTPRPSYPPQLDNRPLDLVVKREIIKEELKEEVPPSMLHGDFLKNFLNSGLSGMGVEMGVVRSEGSHLHLGQIKDEADFRSYMGFLSTSSHLGALFPPWQLEEERKMKPKASQQCPICNKVIQGAGKLPRHMRTHTGEKPYMCTICEVRFTRQDKLKIHMRKHTGERPYICLHCNSKFVHNYDLKNHLRIHTGVRPYQCEHCYKSFTRSDHLHRHIKRQSCRISRPRRGRKPAAWRSVNNFLQGPPCSANHHEGGKTLTERSGGCRLLPSHGGVRGQSLSLGERERQDLGLGGKKLSYKDLDSDSRESRESRESRETRHRSDRKQVVDEVEMERQRGVFTFALAGPGEEVLTHPPFYIPDPWTMRLENHTPNIPEPAN